One window from the genome of Solea solea chromosome 13, fSolSol10.1, whole genome shotgun sequence encodes:
- the gapdhs gene encoding glyceraldehyde-3-phosphate dehydrogenase 2, with the protein MSDLRVGINGFGRIGRLVLRACLQKGIKVVAINDPFIDLQYMVYMFKYDSTHGRYKGEVSQENGKLIVDGSAISVFQCMKPSEIPWGSSEALYVVESTGVFLSVDKASSHIQGGAKRVVVSAPSPDAPMFVMGVNESKYDPSSMTIVSNASCTTNCLAPLAKVIQDNFGIEEALMTTVHAYTATQKTVDGPSSKAWRDGRGAHQNIIPASTGAAKAVGKVIPELNGKLTGMAFRVPVADVSVVDLTCRLSKPGSYAEIKEAVKKAAHGPMKGVLGYTEDQVVSSDFIGDTHSSIFDAGAGISLNDNFVKLISWYDNEFGYSHRVADLLLYMHSKE; encoded by the exons aTGTCAGACCTCCGTGTTGGAATCAATGG CTTCGGTCGTATTGGCCGTCTGGTCCTGAGGGCTTGCCTGCAGAAAGGCATCAAGGTTGTGGCCATCAATGACCCCTTCATTGACTTGCAGTACATG GTCTACATGTTCAAGTATGACTCCACCCACGGCCGTTACAAGGGTGAGGTGTCCCAAGAGAATGGAAAGCTCATCGTCGATGGCAGTGCCATCTCTGTTTTCCAGTG TATGAAGCCATCTGAGATCCCCTGGGGCAGCTCTGAAGCCCTGTACGTTGTAGAGTCCACTGGAGTCTTCCTCAGTGTCGATAAGGCCTCT AGTCACATCCAGGGTGGAGCCAAGCGCGTGGTTGTGTCTGCTCCCTCACCTGATGCACCAATGTTTGTCATGGGAGTCAATGAGAGCAAATACGACCCGTCCTCCATGACCATTGTCAG CAATGCCTCCTGTACCACCAACTGCCTCGCCCCCCTAGCCAAAGTCATCCAGGATAACTTTGGCATCGAGGAGGCTCTCATG ACTACAGTCCACGCATATACAGCCACCCAGAAGACAGTAGATGGTCCCAGCTCCAAGGCCTGGCGTGACGGCCGTGGTGCCCACCAGAACATCATTCCAGCCTCCACTGGTGCTGCTAAGGCAGTGGGCAAAGTCATTCCTGAGCTCAACGG TAAGCTGACAGGAATGGCCTTCAGGGTGCCAGTGGCTGATGTGTCAGTGGTTGACCTGACATGCCGTCTGTCCAAGCCTGGATCTTATGCTGAGATCAAGGAAGCCGTCAAGAAGGCCGCACATGGGCCCATGAAGGGAGTGCTGGGTTACACCGAGGACCAG GTGGTTTCCTCCGACTTCATTGGTGACACCCACTCCTCCATCTTTGATGCTGGAGCTGGCATCTCCCTCAATGACAACTTTGTCAAGCTCATTTCCTG GTATGACAATGAGTTTGGCTACAGCCACCGTGTCGCCGACCTGCTGCTGTACATGCACTCCAAGGAGTAG